One Cellulomonas sp. Y8 DNA segment encodes these proteins:
- a CDS encoding glycoside hydrolase family 3 protein, translating into MSRKQPRRLSTPVAIGSYVLCAALAGGLVVGNAYATKYSDLVSVYLDQPTQKVVTAEGEDADYFTSDFASDEDRQAYLADVGTRISAEGITLLENDGALPLAEGARISVFGQSAVDPVYGGTGAGSLDTSQAVTLEDSFTDAGFELNPTLWDFYESGAGKYYRRSIPDVYGEGEFAVNEVPQSAYTSEVTASYADYADAAVVVLGRSGGESKDLIGTRDAGTATYLQPTPEERDLLASVTAEFDTVVVLLNTQNPVELGFLDEYPVSAALWVGAFGQTGAAAVGQVLSGEVNPSGALVDTYAYDSLSAPSIANLGSYEITNSQVDRGNRYMVYAEGVYVGYRYYETRYEDAVLGAAGVGDFDYATEVQFPFGHGESYTTFDWSDYAVTEGEDAFDVAVTVTNSGDVAGKDVVQVYLQQPYTDYDREHGIEKPAVELAGYAKSAELEPGASETVTVEVPRELMKAYDADGAGTYVVDAGDYYLAAGTDAHVALNNILAAKGHSTADGMTADGDAALAHEVTVGELDATTWATSAATDEAVTNQFAGADLRTYDEGFTYLSRSDWTGTWPTTYSDGSWTAPQQLIADLEIPDVEDPDAEEPVLGTVDDAYGELNAAMMIGEDYDSPSWDALLGQMTATELDELVRIGGYATKRVDSIQLPATVDKDGPAGISDTLVGGQSGMGYPPAIVLASTFNTDLAREFGVAIGEDSLDLGVAGWYGPALNIHRSPYSGRNFEYFSEDSRLSGVMSAAVVDGAQSKGVLVFMKHFALNDQETDRIGLATFASEQAVRQLYLAPFEVTVRDGGARGAMAGMNRLGPTWAGADAGLMTATLRDEWGFQGVVVTDQASFEVFAYEDLRAGLAAGTDLWLNTDATLWKLSDDEMTPTVLANMQRAAHNIAYAVTASNAMNGLSAGSELVAVTPLWKWALYALDVLFGLAIVALLVVTTRKLVRQRRGGPGASGGADSEDAGAEPDPREVAGTPSR; encoded by the coding sequence ATGTCCAGGAAGCAACCACGACGGCTGTCCACGCCCGTGGCGATCGGCAGCTACGTCCTGTGCGCCGCGCTCGCCGGCGGGCTGGTGGTCGGCAACGCGTACGCCACCAAGTACTCCGACCTCGTGTCGGTCTACCTCGACCAGCCCACCCAGAAGGTCGTCACCGCCGAGGGCGAGGACGCCGACTACTTCACCTCCGACTTCGCGTCCGACGAGGACCGTCAGGCGTACCTGGCCGACGTGGGCACCCGGATCTCCGCCGAGGGGATCACCCTGCTCGAGAACGACGGGGCGCTGCCCCTCGCCGAGGGCGCGCGGATCAGCGTCTTCGGGCAGAGCGCCGTCGACCCGGTCTACGGCGGCACCGGCGCGGGCTCGCTCGACACCTCCCAGGCGGTCACCCTCGAGGACTCGTTCACGGACGCCGGCTTCGAGCTGAACCCCACGCTCTGGGACTTCTACGAGTCCGGCGCCGGCAAGTACTACCGCCGGTCGATCCCGGACGTGTACGGCGAGGGCGAGTTCGCGGTGAACGAGGTGCCGCAGAGCGCCTACACCTCCGAGGTCACGGCGTCCTACGCCGACTACGCGGACGCGGCGGTCGTCGTCCTCGGCCGCTCGGGCGGCGAGAGCAAGGACCTGATCGGCACCCGGGACGCCGGCACGGCCACCTACCTCCAGCCGACGCCCGAGGAGCGCGACCTCCTGGCCTCGGTGACCGCGGAGTTCGACACCGTGGTGGTCCTGCTCAACACGCAGAACCCCGTCGAGCTCGGGTTCCTGGACGAGTACCCGGTGAGTGCGGCCCTGTGGGTCGGTGCGTTCGGGCAGACGGGCGCCGCCGCGGTGGGCCAGGTCCTCAGCGGGGAGGTGAACCCGTCGGGCGCGCTGGTCGACACCTACGCCTACGACTCGCTGAGCGCCCCCAGCATCGCAAACCTCGGGTCGTACGAGATCACCAACTCCCAGGTGGACCGCGGCAACAGGTACATGGTCTACGCGGAGGGCGTGTACGTCGGGTACCGGTACTACGAGACCCGGTACGAGGACGCGGTCCTCGGCGCAGCCGGGGTCGGCGACTTCGACTACGCCACCGAGGTCCAGTTCCCGTTCGGGCACGGCGAGTCGTACACGACGTTCGACTGGTCGGACTACGCGGTGACGGAGGGCGAGGACGCGTTCGACGTCGCCGTCACGGTGACCAACTCCGGTGACGTCGCGGGCAAGGACGTCGTCCAGGTCTACCTGCAGCAGCCGTACACCGACTACGACCGCGAGCACGGCATCGAGAAGCCGGCCGTCGAGCTGGCGGGCTACGCCAAGAGCGCGGAGCTGGAGCCGGGCGCGTCCGAGACCGTGACGGTCGAGGTCCCGCGCGAGCTGATGAAGGCGTACGACGCCGACGGCGCCGGGACGTACGTGGTGGACGCGGGCGACTACTACCTGGCCGCCGGCACGGACGCGCACGTCGCGCTGAACAACATCCTCGCCGCCAAGGGGCACAGCACCGCCGACGGGATGACGGCGGACGGCGACGCCGCCCTCGCGCACGAGGTGACGGTCGGCGAGCTCGACGCGACCACGTGGGCGACGTCGGCCGCCACCGACGAGGCGGTCACCAACCAGTTCGCGGGCGCCGACCTGCGGACCTACGACGAGGGCTTCACCTACCTCAGCCGCTCCGACTGGACCGGTACCTGGCCGACGACGTACTCGGACGGCTCGTGGACCGCGCCGCAGCAGCTGATCGCGGACCTCGAGATCCCGGACGTCGAGGACCCCGACGCCGAGGAGCCCGTGCTCGGCACGGTCGACGACGCGTACGGCGAGCTGAACGCGGCGATGATGATCGGCGAGGACTACGACTCGCCCTCGTGGGACGCCCTGCTCGGGCAGATGACCGCGACGGAGCTGGACGAGCTGGTCCGCATCGGCGGCTACGCCACGAAGCGCGTCGACTCGATCCAGCTCCCGGCCACGGTCGACAAGGACGGCCCCGCCGGCATCTCCGACACCCTCGTCGGCGGCCAGTCGGGCATGGGCTACCCGCCCGCGATCGTGCTGGCGTCCACGTTCAACACCGACCTGGCGCGGGAGTTCGGCGTCGCGATCGGCGAGGACTCCCTCGACCTCGGCGTCGCGGGCTGGTACGGGCCGGCGCTGAACATCCACCGCTCGCCGTACAGCGGCCGCAACTTCGAGTACTTCTCGGAGGACTCCCGGCTCTCCGGCGTGATGAGCGCGGCGGTGGTCGACGGTGCGCAGTCCAAGGGCGTGCTCGTGTTCATGAAGCACTTCGCGCTCAACGACCAGGAGACGGACCGGATCGGTCTCGCGACGTTCGCGAGCGAGCAGGCCGTGCGCCAGCTCTACCTCGCGCCGTTCGAGGTCACGGTCCGCGACGGCGGCGCGCGCGGCGCGATGGCCGGCATGAACCGCCTCGGCCCGACCTGGGCCGGCGCGGACGCGGGCCTGATGACCGCGACGCTCCGGGACGAGTGGGGCTTCCAGGGCGTGGTCGTGACCGACCAGGCGTCCTTCGAGGTGTTCGCCTACGAGGACCTGCGCGCCGGCCTGGCCGCGGGCACGGACCTGTGGCTCAACACGGACGCGACCCTGTGGAAGCTCTCGGACGACGAGATGACCCCGACGGTGCTCGCGAACATGCAGCGCGCGGCGCACAACATCGCGTACGCCGTCACCGCGTCGAACGCGATGAACGGGCTCTCGGCCGGGTCCGAGCTGGTCGCGGTGACGCCGCTGTGGAAGTGGGCGCTGTACGCGCTCGACGTGCTGTTCGGCCTGGCGATCGTGGCGCTCCTGGTGGTCACGACCCGCAAGCTCGTCCGGCAGCGGCGCGGCGGTCCCGGTGCCTCCGGTGGCGCGGACAGCGAGGACGCCGGCGCGGAGCCGGACCCTCGCGAGGTCGCCGGGACGCCGTCCCGCTGA
- a CDS encoding LytTR family DNA-binding domain-containing protein translates to MLAITSVEDDPAAAVELQRHLRRYAAERGVELAHTSLPDGESLLTGYDGADLLLLDVELPGLDGVAVARRVREVDRAVGIVFVTASAGHAVAGYEVDALEYVLKPVRYPALARALDRVAARAASRRHRTVVLDSGARQLRLDADDVLVLAASGHHVEVRTLSGRYGVRGPLKQYEAALAGDGFVRCHHGFLVNLAHVVAVDGLDAALVDGTTVPVGRNRRTDFLAALTDHLASRR, encoded by the coding sequence ATGCTCGCGATCACCTCGGTCGAGGACGACCCCGCTGCGGCCGTCGAGCTGCAACGGCACCTGCGCCGCTACGCGGCCGAGCGCGGGGTCGAGCTCGCGCACACGTCGCTGCCGGACGGCGAGTCGCTGCTCACCGGCTACGACGGCGCCGACCTCCTGCTGCTCGACGTCGAGCTGCCGGGGCTGGACGGGGTCGCGGTGGCCCGCCGGGTCCGCGAGGTCGACCGGGCCGTCGGCATCGTGTTCGTCACCGCGTCGGCCGGTCACGCCGTGGCCGGCTACGAGGTCGACGCGCTGGAGTACGTGCTGAAGCCCGTGCGCTACCCGGCGCTCGCCCGCGCGCTCGACCGGGTCGCCGCACGCGCCGCGAGCCGACGGCACCGCACGGTCGTCCTGGACTCGGGCGCGCGGCAGCTGCGGCTCGACGCGGACGACGTCCTCGTCCTCGCGGCATCCGGCCACCACGTCGAGGTGCGGACGCTGAGCGGCCGCTACGGGGTCCGCGGCCCGCTCAAGCAGTACGAGGCGGCGCTGGCGGGCGACGGGTTCGTGCGGTGCCACCACGGCTTCCTCGTCAACCTCGCGCACGTCGTCGCGGTCGACGGGCTGGACGCCGCGCTGGTCGACGGCACGACGGTCCCGGTGGGTCGAAACCGTCGCACCGACTTCCTCGCCGCGCTGACCGACCACCTCGCCTCGCGGCGCTGA
- a CDS encoding NAD-dependent epimerase/dehydratase family protein produces the protein MGVHVVIGSGPVGTALTDLLARDGERVVVVTRSGGGLDHPAVTRVAADASDAEALAAVARGATALYNCANPASYQQWAALWPPLAASALRAAEGSGAVLVTTSNLYGYGPVDVPLTTDLPLAATGHKGRLRADMWRDALAAHAAGRVRATEVRAADYLGPDVTAAGGVLRRYADATLRGRPARVFGDPDLPHSFTAVEDVARLLRTVATEERAWGRAWHVPSPEPVTVRRALTDLAAAVPQGAPEPRLRRFPRAAVRALAPVVPVLRELTEVLWQWERPFVLDARATEAAFGLHPTPWAQVVQATARAWRPVPGGRAS, from the coding sequence ATGGGCGTCCACGTGGTCATCGGTTCCGGCCCGGTCGGCACCGCGCTGACCGACCTGCTCGCCCGGGACGGCGAGCGGGTCGTCGTCGTGACCCGGTCGGGGGGCGGGCTCGACCACCCCGCGGTCACCCGCGTCGCCGCCGACGCGAGCGACGCCGAGGCGCTCGCCGCCGTCGCGCGCGGCGCGACCGCCCTGTACAACTGCGCCAACCCCGCGTCCTACCAGCAGTGGGCCGCGCTGTGGCCCCCGCTCGCCGCGTCGGCGCTGCGCGCGGCCGAGGGCTCGGGCGCCGTCCTGGTCACGACGAGCAACCTCTACGGGTACGGCCCCGTGGACGTGCCGCTGACCACCGACCTGCCGCTGGCCGCCACCGGCCACAAGGGCCGGCTGCGCGCCGACATGTGGCGGGACGCGCTGGCGGCGCACGCCGCGGGTCGTGTCCGCGCGACCGAGGTGCGGGCCGCCGACTACCTCGGGCCCGACGTCACCGCCGCCGGTGGGGTCCTGCGCCGGTACGCCGACGCGACGCTGCGCGGGCGGCCCGCCCGGGTGTTCGGCGACCCGGACCTCCCGCACAGCTTCACCGCCGTCGAGGACGTGGCGCGGCTGCTGCGCACGGTGGCCACCGAGGAGCGGGCGTGGGGCCGCGCCTGGCACGTCCCGAGCCCGGAGCCCGTGACCGTGCGGCGCGCGCTCACCGACCTCGCGGCGGCCGTGCCCCAGGGCGCCCCCGAGCCGCGGCTCCGCCGCTTCCCGCGCGCCGCCGTCCGCGCCCTCGCCCCCGTGGTGCCGGTGCTGCGCGAGCTGACCGAGGTGCTGTGGCAGTGGGAGCGGCCCTTCGTGCTGGACGCCCGCGCCACCGAGGCGGCGTTCGGCCTGCACCCGACCCCCTGGGCGCAGGTGGTGCAGGCGACGGCGCGGGCGTGGCGGCCCGTGCCGGGCGGCCGCGCCTCCTAG
- a CDS encoding glycoside hydrolase family 3 C-terminal domain-containing protein: protein MIENLTLLEKAALLTGKTVWETYDLPRHGVRSLWLADGPHGVRKQTGAADHLGIAESQPATCFPTAAAVANTWDPELAEEVGRALGAEAAAQDVDVLLGPGLNIKRSPLGGRNFEYFSEDPLLAGRMAAGYVRGIQAAGVAACSKHYAANSQELRRMASDSVVDERTLREIYLTAFGIVVTEAAPRTIMSAYNRVNGTYAHEDPFLLQQVLRDEWGFDGAVISDWGGSNDVVAAAAAGGTLEMPAAGLDSARQLVAAVRDGRLAEADLDARAAEVLRLVAEAREPGTAPAVDEAAHHALARRVAARSAVLLKNDEALLPLAAGTRVAVIGDFAFTPRYQGAGSSAVNPTRLDTILDLIGETELDVVASVRGFRRDGRPDEALRASAVEAARGADVALLFLGLDEIAESEGLDRSTLMLHAAQTELLEAVHAANPRTVVVLAAGGVVEMPWLGSAQALVHGYLSGQAGAGALLDVLTGVANPAGRLAETVPVRLSDTPTADTFPGQQRTAEYREGLFVGYRYYTTAGVPVTFPFGFGLSYTSFAYSGLTATADAATVTVTNTGAVAGSDVVQVYVRRETPGVHRPDRTLAGFARVELAPGESTTVTVPLGDAAFRHFDVGTGAWQVERGTWTVLAGANVADLSEKATVEVAGTVPPVAEDAVPVRYRTGDVRHVPDADFAALLGRPVPPASWSGPLGVNDALGRMQTARSPLARLAYRVLAFLRDRADLRGKPDLNILFLLNMPFRAIGKMTNGMVSAEMVDGIVRIVNGHFFAGAGATIRGFLRNRRANRTTARQLRGDA, encoded by the coding sequence ATGATCGAGAACCTGACCCTGCTGGAGAAGGCCGCCCTGCTCACCGGCAAGACGGTCTGGGAGACGTACGACCTGCCGCGGCACGGCGTGCGCTCGCTCTGGCTGGCGGACGGGCCGCACGGGGTGCGCAAGCAGACCGGCGCCGCGGACCACCTCGGCATCGCCGAGTCGCAGCCGGCGACCTGCTTCCCGACCGCCGCGGCGGTCGCGAACACCTGGGACCCCGAGCTCGCCGAGGAGGTCGGGCGGGCGCTCGGCGCCGAGGCCGCGGCGCAGGACGTCGACGTGCTGCTGGGCCCGGGCCTGAACATCAAGCGCTCCCCGCTGGGCGGGCGCAACTTCGAGTACTTCTCCGAGGACCCGCTGCTGGCGGGGCGGATGGCCGCCGGGTACGTGCGCGGCATCCAGGCCGCCGGCGTGGCGGCGTGCTCCAAGCACTACGCCGCGAACTCCCAGGAGCTGCGCCGGATGGCGTCGGACTCCGTGGTCGACGAGCGGACGCTGCGCGAGATCTACCTGACCGCGTTCGGCATCGTGGTCACCGAAGCCGCACCGCGGACGATCATGTCCGCGTACAACCGGGTGAACGGCACGTACGCGCACGAGGACCCGTTCCTGCTGCAGCAGGTGCTGCGGGACGAGTGGGGCTTCGACGGGGCGGTGATCTCCGACTGGGGCGGCTCGAACGACGTCGTGGCCGCGGCGGCCGCGGGCGGGACCCTGGAGATGCCGGCGGCCGGGCTGGACTCGGCGCGCCAGCTCGTCGCCGCGGTGCGCGACGGCCGGCTCGCCGAGGCCGACCTGGACGCGCGCGCCGCCGAGGTGCTGCGGCTGGTCGCCGAGGCCCGCGAGCCGGGCACGGCGCCGGCCGTCGACGAGGCCGCGCACCACGCGCTGGCCCGCCGGGTCGCGGCGCGGTCGGCGGTGCTGCTGAAGAACGACGAGGCCCTGCTGCCGCTGGCGGCCGGGACCCGGGTCGCGGTGATCGGCGACTTCGCCTTCACGCCGCGCTACCAGGGCGCCGGCTCCTCGGCCGTGAACCCGACCCGGCTCGACACGATCCTCGACCTCATCGGCGAGACGGAGCTCGACGTGGTGGCGTCCGTCCGCGGGTTCCGCCGCGACGGGAGGCCCGACGAGGCGCTGCGCGCGTCGGCGGTGGAGGCGGCCCGGGGCGCCGACGTCGCCCTGCTGTTCCTGGGCCTGGACGAGATCGCCGAGTCCGAGGGCCTGGACCGGTCGACCCTCATGCTGCACGCGGCGCAGACCGAGCTGCTCGAGGCCGTGCACGCCGCGAACCCGCGCACCGTCGTGGTGCTGGCCGCCGGTGGTGTCGTGGAGATGCCGTGGCTCGGCTCCGCGCAGGCGCTGGTGCACGGCTACCTGTCCGGCCAGGCCGGCGCGGGCGCGCTGCTCGACGTGCTGACCGGCGTCGCGAACCCGGCCGGGCGGCTCGCCGAGACCGTGCCGGTGCGGCTGTCGGACACCCCGACCGCGGACACGTTCCCGGGGCAGCAGCGGACCGCGGAGTACCGCGAGGGCCTGTTCGTCGGCTACCGGTACTACACGACCGCCGGGGTGCCGGTGACGTTCCCGTTCGGGTTCGGGCTGTCGTACACCTCGTTCGCGTACTCCGGTCTGACCGCGACGGCCGACGCGGCCACGGTGACCGTGACCAACACGGGCGCCGTCGCGGGCTCGGACGTGGTGCAGGTCTACGTGCGGCGCGAGACGCCGGGCGTGCACCGGCCGGACCGCACGCTCGCCGGGTTCGCCCGGGTCGAGCTCGCCCCGGGGGAGTCGACCACCGTGACCGTCCCCCTGGGGGACGCGGCGTTCCGGCACTTCGACGTGGGCACCGGGGCCTGGCAGGTCGAGCGCGGCACCTGGACCGTGCTCGCCGGCGCGAACGTCGCCGACCTGTCCGAGAAGGCCACCGTCGAGGTGGCAGGGACCGTGCCGCCGGTGGCGGAGGACGCGGTCCCGGTCCGGTACCGCACCGGGGACGTCCGGCACGTGCCCGACGCCGACTTCGCGGCCCTGCTCGGCCGCCCGGTCCCGCCGGCCTCCTGGTCCGGGCCGCTCGGCGTGAACGACGCGCTCGGCCGGATGCAGACCGCGCGCTCCCCGCTGGCCCGGCTCGCCTACCGGGTGCTCGCGTTCCTGCGCGACCGCGCCGACCTCAGGGGCAAGCCCGACCTGAACATCCTGTTCCTGCTCAACATGCCGTTCCGGGCCATCGGGAAGATGACCAACGGCATGGTCAGCGCCGAGATGGTGGACGGGATCGTCCGCATCGTCAACGGCCACTTCTTCGCCGGCGCCGGCGCCACGATCCGCGGGTTCCTCCGCAACCGCCGCGCCAACCGCACCACCGCGCGCCAGCTGCGCGGCGACGCCTGA
- a CDS encoding MMPL family transporter — MATFLARLGRFSARRRLVVVIAWVAVFAGLTGILAVNGMGETADDSIPDSRASLALERMNEEFPSEGSQEDAQTLQLVFHPDAGAVTDPAVAREIQSVLDDAASLPGVQTVSDPLDPANPSISPDQSLAISTLTYTGLDDEQQETSYAAALDLQQSAPAELGVELGGNLVPLGAPEQGVGEMIGVLAAFLVLILTFGTLRAAGANLLTAAFGVGVGLVGVFAYGSITPIGENSIILAAMLGLAVGIDYGLFVLSRFQHELRGGRTVDEAIGRATGTAGTAVVFAGATVIVALVALMVANIGFISVMGYAAAFAVLIAVLLSLTLLPVLLKTMGLKALPTKHRRALAEGRIWTEGTTEKRGFLSRWGTTVVQHPVLALVGGAAVLVTVAIPVLSMKTAFHVPGGADPESTERAAYNLVLDELGGVQSPLIVLAEGDDVAADAGAVEDALSALPGVQMVTPAEISSSGDVARITMIPTGGPIDVSTQDLVHTIRDHEDSMVDGVRLEVTGETAIGIDQDAALNTALIKYVIVIVLISMALLVLMFRSILIPVIATAGYLLSVLASFGASTAVFQWGWEFPLITAAQGDPMMSLLPILLVGVLFGLAMDYQVFLVSRIKEMHDHGMAPKDAIVEGFSRAAPVLVAAASIMTVVFAGFASSSFAIAASIAFGLMIGIVADAFIVRMILMPAALSLLGKAAWWIPAWLGRVLPRIDTEGHALQDAVDEPERRPEPELVRP; from the coding sequence ATGGCAACGTTCCTCGCAAGGCTCGGGCGCTTCAGCGCCCGGCGTCGGCTGGTGGTGGTGATCGCGTGGGTCGCCGTCTTCGCCGGCCTCACGGGCATCCTCGCGGTCAACGGGATGGGGGAGACGGCGGACGACTCGATCCCCGACTCGCGCGCCTCGCTCGCGCTCGAGCGCATGAACGAGGAGTTCCCGTCCGAGGGCTCCCAGGAGGACGCCCAGACCCTGCAGCTCGTCTTCCACCCGGACGCCGGCGCGGTGACCGACCCGGCCGTCGCGCGGGAGATCCAGTCCGTGCTCGACGACGCCGCGTCCCTGCCCGGGGTGCAGACGGTGAGCGACCCGCTCGACCCCGCGAACCCGTCGATCTCCCCGGACCAGAGCCTGGCCATCTCGACGCTGACGTACACCGGTCTCGACGACGAGCAGCAGGAGACGTCCTACGCCGCCGCCCTGGACCTGCAGCAGTCCGCGCCGGCCGAGCTGGGGGTGGAGCTGGGCGGCAACCTCGTCCCGCTCGGTGCCCCCGAGCAGGGCGTCGGCGAGATGATCGGCGTCCTCGCGGCGTTCCTCGTGCTGATCCTGACGTTCGGCACCCTGCGGGCCGCGGGCGCGAACCTGCTCACCGCGGCCTTCGGCGTCGGCGTCGGCCTGGTCGGCGTCTTCGCGTACGGGTCGATCACCCCGATCGGCGAGAACTCGATCATCCTCGCCGCGATGCTCGGCCTCGCGGTCGGCATCGACTACGGCCTGTTCGTCCTGTCCCGCTTCCAGCACGAGCTGCGCGGGGGGCGGACGGTCGACGAGGCCATCGGCCGGGCGACGGGGACCGCCGGGACCGCCGTGGTGTTCGCGGGCGCGACCGTGATCGTCGCCCTGGTGGCCCTGATGGTCGCCAACATCGGCTTCATCTCGGTCATGGGCTACGCCGCCGCGTTCGCCGTCCTCATCGCGGTCCTGCTGTCCCTGACCCTGCTGCCGGTCCTGCTCAAGACCATGGGCCTGAAGGCGCTGCCGACGAAGCACCGGCGGGCGCTCGCCGAGGGCCGCATCTGGACCGAGGGGACGACCGAGAAGCGCGGCTTCCTCAGCCGGTGGGGCACGACCGTCGTCCAGCACCCGGTCCTCGCCCTCGTCGGCGGCGCCGCGGTCCTGGTCACCGTCGCGATCCCCGTGCTCAGCATGAAGACGGCGTTCCACGTGCCGGGCGGCGCGGACCCCGAGTCCACCGAGCGCGCGGCCTACAACCTCGTCCTGGACGAGCTCGGCGGCGTGCAGAGCCCGCTCATCGTGCTCGCCGAGGGCGACGACGTCGCGGCCGACGCCGGGGCCGTCGAGGACGCGCTGTCCGCGCTCCCGGGGGTGCAGATGGTGACGCCCGCCGAGATCAGCTCCAGCGGCGACGTCGCCCGGATCACCATGATCCCCACGGGTGGCCCGATCGACGTCTCCACCCAGGACCTCGTCCACACGATCCGCGACCACGAGGACTCGATGGTCGACGGCGTGCGCCTGGAGGTGACCGGGGAGACCGCCATCGGCATCGACCAGGACGCGGCTCTGAACACCGCCCTCATCAAGTACGTGATCGTGATCGTCCTGATCTCGATGGCGCTGCTGGTCCTGATGTTCCGCTCGATCCTCATCCCCGTGATCGCCACCGCCGGCTACCTGCTGTCGGTCCTGGCGTCGTTCGGCGCGAGCACGGCCGTGTTCCAGTGGGGCTGGGAGTTCCCGCTCATCACCGCCGCGCAGGGCGACCCGATGATGAGCCTGCTGCCGATCCTGCTGGTCGGCGTGCTGTTCGGGCTCGCCATGGACTACCAGGTGTTCCTGGTCTCCCGGATCAAGGAGATGCACGACCACGGCATGGCTCCGAAGGACGCGATCGTGGAGGGCTTCTCCCGGGCGGCCCCGGTGCTCGTCGCCGCGGCGTCGATCATGACCGTCGTGTTCGCCGGGTTCGCGTCCAGCTCGTTCGCCATCGCCGCGTCGATCGCCTTCGGCCTCATGATCGGGATCGTCGCCGACGCGTTCATCGTCCGGATGATCCTCATGCCGGCCGCCCTGTCGCTGCTCGGCAAGGCCGCCTGGTGGATCCCGGCGTGGCTCGGCAGGGTGCTGCCCCGCATCGACACCGAGGGGCACGCGCTGCAGGACGCCGTCGATGAGCCTGAGCGCCGGCCGGAGCCCGAGCTGGTCCGTCCGTAG
- a CDS encoding TetR/AcrR family transcriptional regulator, giving the protein MSSVPSPAEGARARARRELLREITDAARAQLAEVGAAALSVRAVTRELGMAPSAVYRYFPNRDALLTALITEAYTGLADAAERAERGADRADLLGRWLAVHRGVRGWALGHPHEYGLIYGSPVPGYAAPQDTTAPASRVPLLLAAVAVDAWIAGHRAPGADRVPDALRADAGALLALALAGRPSDQVPAARVGGPAAAARRGGRVDGAVRLRELRAVRPLPRRPARPGRAPRRGRPAHRDRPRPPGGAAGSLNRAGVRARPAGAGAPAPVLR; this is encoded by the coding sequence ATGTCGTCCGTCCCGTCGCCCGCCGAGGGTGCCCGTGCCCGCGCCCGGCGCGAGCTGCTGCGGGAGATCACCGATGCGGCGCGCGCGCAGCTCGCCGAGGTGGGCGCGGCGGCGCTGTCGGTCCGCGCCGTGACCCGCGAGCTCGGCATGGCCCCCTCGGCGGTGTACCGGTACTTCCCGAACCGGGACGCGCTGCTCACGGCGCTGATCACCGAGGCGTACACCGGTCTGGCGGACGCCGCCGAGCGCGCGGAGCGCGGCGCCGACCGCGCCGACCTGCTCGGTCGGTGGCTGGCCGTGCACCGCGGCGTGCGGGGGTGGGCGCTGGGCCATCCGCACGAGTACGGGCTGATCTACGGCTCGCCGGTCCCGGGGTACGCCGCGCCCCAGGACACCACCGCCCCGGCGTCGCGGGTGCCGCTGCTGCTCGCGGCCGTCGCGGTGGATGCCTGGATCGCCGGCCACCGCGCGCCCGGCGCCGACCGGGTGCCCGACGCGCTCCGGGCGGACGCCGGCGCCCTGCTCGCCCTGGCCCTCGCGGGCCGCCCGTCGGACCAGGTGCCCGCTGCCCGGGTCGGTGGACCCGCGGCTGCCGCTCGCCGTGGTGGACGCGTGGACGGAGCTGTACGGCTGCGTGAGCTTCGAGCTGTTCGGCCACTACCGCGGCGTCCTGCGCGACCCGGGCGCGCACCTCGACGCGGTCGCCCGGCGCACCGCGACCGCCCTCGGCCTCCCGGGGGAGCGGCCGGGTCGCTGAATCGCGCCGGGGTGCGTGCGCGACCCGCGGGTGCGGGCGCCCCCGCACCTGTGCTTCGATAG